From Mastacembelus armatus chromosome 13, fMasArm1.2, whole genome shotgun sequence, one genomic window encodes:
- the LOC113134747 gene encoding olfactory receptor 52A1-like, which produces MANTSFALTSELTLDPFFIPPGGKYPILLLGIVIYFFGSFSNLTLLTLIIMKRNLHKPMYFILFSLPLNDLIGITTMLPKVLSDIVVETNKVYYHLCVLQAFLLHMYGGGILFILAAMSIDRYIAICMPLRYSSVMTPRVVICIIALVWGLDLVLIVSLFSLQIRTPRCKSVIMNVFCDNPSLLKLTCENTKLNNIIGLFNTAIMQVLSVSIQTFSYVKILITCVVTRRAETKAKAVNTCVAQLVIFIIFEIVATFTILSHRFTNISADLQKITGMLIFLVPPLLNPIVYGLYTSEIRNTLLKILKNTVTI; this is translated from the coding sequence ATGGCGAACACATCTTTTGCACTGACTTCTGAGTTAACTCTGGACCCATTTTTTATTCCACCTGGGGGAAAGTATCCTATATTACTTCTTGgtattgtgatttatttttttggcagTTTTAGCAATCTGACCTTGTTGACTTTGATCATTATGAAGAGGAACCTTCATAAGCCCATGTATTTCATCCTGTTTAGTCTTCCCCTCAATGATTTAATTGGTATAACTACAATGCTACCAAAAGTACTTTCAGATATTGTTGTCGAGACAAATAAGGTTTACTAtcatctctgtgttttacagGCATTCTTGCTCCACATGTATGGTGGTGGAATTTTGTTTATCTTAGCAGCAATGTCCATTGATCGTTACATTGCCATCTGCATGCCATTACGCTACAGCTCTGTTATGACACCCAGAGTTGTTATTTGTATTATTGCTCTAGTTTGGGGTCTTGACTTGGTCTTGATTGTatcattgttttctttgcagataAGGACTCCAAGGTGCAAATCTGTTattatgaatgtgttttgtgaTAATCCATCTCTTCTTAAGCTCACCTGTGAAAACACGAAACTTAATAATATCATAGGGCTGTTTAACACAGCTATCATGCAAGTCCTTAGTGTGTCTATTCAGACGTTTTCCTATGTGAAGATTCTCATTACATGTGTGGTTACAAGAAGAGCTGAAACAAAAGCGAAAGCCGTGAATACGTGTGTTGCACAATTGGTTATATTCATCATATTTGAGATTGTGGCAACTTTCACAATTTTATCACACCGTTTCACAAATATCTCAGCTGATTTGCAAAAAATAACAGGCATGCTAATATTTCTTGTACCGCCACTTCTGAATCCAATAGTATATGGACTGTATACAAGTGAAATACGGAACACTCTCCTGAAAAtcttaaaaaatacagtaaccATCTAA
- the LOC113134772 gene encoding olfactory receptor 52J3-like, with the protein MDILYNTSSNLVLTGFNLSSETVTPVFLFASLSYMIILFCNLVLILTIVLNKSLHQPMYIILLNLPINDLIGSSALFPHVIKEILTNSRTMQYSTCVAQAFFLHIYAGGTVFILTAMAYDRYIAICCPLKYNTVMTNVHLLKIITVVWISILVLIGVLFYLLLRLPRCRSDITSPYCDNPSLLSLVCVNTTINNIYGLFIVALSQVIANGMILYTYLQILVACFRFKRSDTKAKALQTCATHLIVFLLLECLGLFTIISYRIQGISPHLRRFIGLSTLIFPPTLNPIIYGLKTKEIREKVVRFFRNKFFSALSGEEATKRTGAFIDH; encoded by the exons ATGGACATCCTGTACAACACATCATCTAACTTAGTGCTAACTGGCTTTAATCTCTCTTCTGAAACTGTCAcccctgtgtttctttttgcaAGTCTGAGCTATATGATCATACTTTTCTGCAACCTCGTTTTAATCCTCACCATTGTACTGAACAAATCTTTGCATCAGCCCATGTATATAATTTTACTAAATCTTCCTATCAATGACCTTATAGGCTCCTCAGCGCTCTTTCCACATGTCATTAAAGAAATACTGACAAACAGCAGGACAATGCAATACTCAACTTGTGTTGCCCAAGCTTTTTTTCTCCATATCTATGCAGGGGGTACTGTGTTTATTCTGACTGCTATGGCATATGATAGATACATTGCCATATGTTGCCCTCTGAAATACAACACTGTTATGACTAATGTTCACCTTCTGAAAATAATCACAGTTGTATGGATaagtattttagttttaattggTGTACTTTTTTATCTGCTTTTGCGTTTACCTCGCTGTCGATCTGACATAACAAGCCCCTACTGTGATAATCCATCTTTGTTGTCTCTGGTCTGTGTCAACACAACCATCAATAACATTTATGGACTTTTTATAGTTGCTCTTTCACAAGTGATAGCTAATGGAATGATACTGTATACGTATCTCCAGATCCTTGTTGCATGCTTCAGGTTCAAAAGGTCTGACACTAAAGCCAAAGCTCTGCAAACCTGTGCTacacatctaatagtttttctcCTGCTGGAATGCCTAGGCCTTTTTACCATCATATCATACAGAATACAGGGCATTTCACCTCACTTAAGGAGATTCATAGGGTTGTCTACATTAATTTTTCCCCCAACACTGAATCCAATTATCTATGgtctaaaaacaaaagaaattcgTGAAAAAGTAGTGCGATTTTTTAGAAA TAAGTTCTTctcagcgttatcaggagaagaggCCACAAAACGCACTGGCGCGTTCATTGACCATTGA
- the LOC113134764 gene encoding olfactory receptor 52H1-like, producing the protein MYENSSSAVLLTLETLDVSNANIYPAFIFGTLTYLLIMFSNLLVLATIAVSKTLHKPMFILLVNLPISDMMGATAFFPHFLFSMVVENRQISYHACISQAFLIHVYGIGNFLILSAMAYDRYVAICCSLKYNTIMSPNNLIKINIFIWLINVSLVVTLFLLLVRFKICRTNIVDLYCNNPSLMKLVCEDISVNNYYGLVSTFLLQSVILFTIIYTYAQILCTCVMMKQSAVWKKAFQTCGTHLLVFFILQINALFTLMAHRFNSVSPLLRKALGVSILIFPPVLDPLIYGLKTTELRKSIMMFLKRNVGSIRM; encoded by the coding sequence ATGTATGAAAACTCATCTTCAGCAGTTTTACTAACATTGGAAACACTGGACGTATCTAATGCAAATATTTACCCAGCATTTATATTTGGGACTTTAACCTATCTTCTTATTATGTTTTCCAATTTGCTGGTGTTAGCAACAATTGCTGTGAGTAAAACACTACATAAGCCCATGTTTATCCTGTTGGTCAACTTACCAATTAGTGACATGATGGGTGCTACAGCTTTTTtccctcattttcttttcagcatgGTGGTGGAGAACAGACAGATTTCCTATCATGCATGTATAAGTCAGGCTTTTCTGATTCATGTTTATGGTATAGGAAACTTCTTGATTTTGAGTgctatggcatatgacagataCGTTGCAATATGTTGTTCATTGAAGTACAACACCATCATGAGTCCaaacaatttaattaaaattaatatttttatatggctCATAAATGTATCACTTGTGGTCACATTATTTCTACTGCTTGTACGATTTAAAATTTGCAGGACAAATATAGTGGATTTGTACTGTAATAATCCGTCATTAATGAAACTGGTGTGTGAGGACATCAGTGTGAACAACTACTATGGATTGGTCAGTACATTCTTACTCCAAAGTGTAATACTGTTTACAATAATTTACACCTATGCACAGattttgtgtacatgtgtcaTGATGAAACAATCCGCTGTCTGGAAAAAAGCCTTTCAAACATGTGGTACACACTtacttgttttctttatatTACAAATCAATGCATTGTTCACTCTTATGGCTCATCGCTTTAACAGTGTGTCCCCTCTTCTGAGAAAGGCTCTTGGTGTGTCCATTCTAATTTTCCCCCCTGTTTTGGACCCActtatatatggactaaaaaccACAGAACTAAGGAAGAGCATTATGATGTTCCTAAAACGAAATGTAGGTTCAATAAGGATGTAA
- the LOC113123799 gene encoding olfactory receptor 5B12-like, whose amino-acid sequence MDRNTTISSDILQIQGFDVSPELTYPLFFLLLFLYLSLLFSNIGVLVLIITEKTLHQPMYILFCNLSVNDLIGNTVLLPQLMVHIISTERFITYNQCVLQAFYSHTFGSASHMILVIMAIDRYVAICRPLRYSSIMTTKTVTGLSATAWGVSLVLVSILIGLTVRLSRCRSVIQNAYCDNASLFKLSCEDVSISNIFGLIFTVLLFSCSIGGIAVTYSRIALICWVKKNKELNNRALQTCTSHLVLYFIMVLSGFLTIILHRFTNYPDLRKIAHILFHVVPANLNPIIYGMQTRSLREKIIQILQRKVAPT is encoded by the coding sequence atggacagaaacacaacaatttCAAGTGATATCCTACAGATCCAGGGCTTTGACGTATCTCCAGAGCTCACATAccctctgtttttcttattgctGTTTCTTTATCTTTCCCTGCTGTTTTCTAACATTGGTGTGCTTGTGCTAATAATTACTGAAAAAACTCTGCATCAGCCGATGTACATTCTTTTTTGTAACTTGTCTGTCAATGATCTCATAGGTAACACAGTCCTACTGCCTCAGCTCATGGTTCACATTATTTCCACAGAACGTTTTATCACCTACAACCAGTGTGTGCTTCAAGCATTTTACAGCCACACATTTGGTTCAGCTTCACATATGATTCTCGTCATTATGGCAATTGACAGATATGTGGCCATATGTCGGCCATTGAGGTACAGCTCTATTATGACTACCAAAACTGTGACTGGGCTGTCTGCAACTGCATGGGGGGTATCATTGGTACTTGTGTCCATCTTGATAGGTCTTACAGTGAGGCTGTCACGTTGTAGATCAGTTATACAAAATGCTTATTGTGACAATGCATCACTGTTCAAGCTTTCTTGTGAGGATGTGTCTATCAGTAACATCTTTGGACTCATTTTTACTGTGCTACTATTTAGTTGCTCAATCGGAGGGATAGCTGTCACTTATTCCAGAATTGCTCTGATCTGCTGggtcaaaaaaaacaaagaactgaaTAACAGAGCACTGCAAACTTGTACGAGCCACCTTGTTCTTTATTTCATCATGGTGTTGTCAGGGTTTTTAACCATCATATTGCATCGTTTCACAAATTACCCAGATTTAAGGAAGATTGCACATATTTTATTCCATGTTGTTCCTGCTAATTTAAATCCAATCATTTACGGAATGCAAACAAGGTCATTACGGGAGAAAATTATCCAAATACTGCAAAGAAAAGTGGCTCCAACCTGA
- the LOC113134757 gene encoding olfactory receptor 52H1-like: MYENSSSAVLLTLETLDVSNANIYPAFIFGTLTYLLIMFSNLLVLATIAVSKTLHKPMFILLVNLPISDMMGATAFFPHFLFSMVVENRQISYHACISQAFLIHVYGIGNVLILSAMAYDRYVAICCSLKYNTIMSPNNLIKINIFIWLINVSLVVTLFLLLVRFKICRTNIVDLYCNNPSLMKLVCEDISVNNYYGLAITFLLQSVIVFTIIYTYAQILCTCVVMKQSAVWKKAFQTCGTHLLVFFILEINALFTLMAHRFNSVSPLLRKALGVSILIFPPVLDPLIYGLKTTELRKSIMMFLKRNVDSIRM, encoded by the coding sequence ATGTATGAAAACTCATCTTCAGCAGTTTTACTAACATTGGAAACACTGGACGTATCTAATGCAAATATTTACCCAGCATTTATATTTGGGACTTTAACCTATCTTCTTATTATGTTTTCCAATTTGCTGGTGTTAGCAACAATTGCTGTGAGTAAAACACTACATAAGCCCATGTTTATCCTGTTGGTCAACTTACCAATTAGTGACATGATGGGTGCTACAGCTTTTTtccctcattttcttttcagcatgGTGGTGGAGAACAGACAGATTTCCTATCATGCATGTATAAGTCAGGCTTTTCTGATTCATGTTTATGGTATAGGAAACGTCTTGATTTTGAGTgctatggcatatgacagataCGTTGCAATATGTTGTTCATTGAAGTACAACACCATCATGAGTCCaaacaatttaattaaaattaatatttttatatggctCATAAATGTATCACTTGTGGTCACATTATTTCTACTGCTTGTACGATTTAAAATTTGCAGGACAAATATAGTGGATTTGTACTGTAATAATCCGTCATTAATGAAACTGGTGTGTGAGGACATCAGTGTGAACAACTACTATGGATTGGCCATTACATTCTTACTCCAAAGTGTAATAGTGTTTACAATAATTTACACCTATGCACAGattttgtgtacatgtgtcgTGATGAAACAATCCGCTGTCTGGAAAAAAGCCTTTCAAACATGTGGTACACACTtacttgttttctttatatTAGAAATCAATGCATTGTTCACTCTTATGGCTCATCGCTTTAACAGTGTGTCCCCTCTTCTGAGAAAGGCTCTTGGTGTGTCCATTCTAATTTTCCCCCCTGTTTTGGACCCActtatatatggactaaaaaccACAGAACTAAGGAAGAGCATTATGATGTTCCTAAAACGAAATGTAGATTCAATAAGGATGTAA